In a genomic window of Pelecanus crispus isolate bPelCri1 chromosome 1, bPelCri1.pri, whole genome shotgun sequence:
- the LRRC10 gene encoding leucine-rich repeat-containing protein 10 gives MGNSLKAIVAFVPSDECQKYLLEDLEEMPVDKMVDLSGRQLRRLPLHICSFRELVKLYLSDNNLNHLPPELEQLQNLQILALDFNNFKALPLVVCTLKQLCILYLGNNKLCSLPLELRLLQNLKALWIESNCLHCLPEVVCELSLLKTLHAGSNALRSLPAQLRCLRELRTIWLSSNLLSEFPPVLLDMPSLEVIDVDRNSIRFFPSLVQLPGLKLVIYDHNPCRNAPKVAKGVRRVGRWSEESPEPRKRSGAVVEITLIEKPSPSPATRLEAEAEPC, from the coding sequence ATGGGCAACAGCCTGAAAGCCATAGTTGCTTTTGTGCCCTCCGACGAGTGCCAGAAGTACCTCCTGGAAGACCTAGAAGAGATGCCAGTGGATAAAATGGTGGACCTGAGCGGCAGGCAGCTGAGGCGGCTGCCTCTGCACATTTGCTCTTTTAGGGAACTGGTGAAGCTGTACCTGAGCGACAACAACCTGAACCATCTGCCCCCcgagctggagcagctgcaaaACCTGCAGATCCTGGCGCTGGACTTCAACAATTTCAAAGCGCTGCCCCTGGTCGTGTGCACGCTGAAGCAGCTGTGCATCCTCTACCTGGGCAACAAcaagctctgcagcctgccccTGGAGCTCCGGCTCCTGCAGAACCTCAAGGCCCTCTGGATCGAGTCCaactgcctgcactgcctgcccgAGGTGGTGTGCGAGCTCAGCCTGCTCAAGACCCTGCACGCCGGCTCCAATGCGCTGCGCTCGCTCCCCGCCCAGCTGCGGTGCCTGCGGGAGCTGCGCACCATCTGGCTCTCGAGCAACCTGCTGTCCGAGTTCCCCCCCGTGCTCCTGGACATGCCTTCTCTGGAGGTGATCGACGTGGATCGCAACTCCATCCGGTTCTTCCCCAGCCTGGTTCAACTCCCCGGCCTGAAGCTGGTGATCTACGACCACAACCCCTGCAGGAACGCACCCAAGGTGGCCAAAGGGGTGCGCAGGGTGGGGAGGTGGTCAGAGGAGAGCCCCGAACCCCGCAAGCGGTCCGGGGCGGTGGTAGAAATCACGCTCATTGAGAAACCATCGCCGTCTCCTGCCACCAGGCTCGAGGCAGAAGCCGAGCCCTGCTGA
- the LOC104028292 gene encoding cathepsin E-A, with product MKVILLAVVYIPFTVAVERVPLIRFKSIKKQLKEKGELEEFWRNHHPDVFARRYLHCFPADIALSVGTTSERLYDYMNAQYYGVVNVGTPPQRFTVVFDTGSSNFWVPSAYCISEACRVHQKFKSFLSDSYEHGGEAFSLQYGTGQLLGIAGKDTLQISNISIKGQDFGESVFEPGITFALAHFDGVLGLGYPSLAVGNALPVFDSIMDQQLVEEPVFSFYLKRGDDSENGGELILGGIDHSLYKGSIHWVPVTEKSYWQIHLNNIKIQGRVAFCSHGCEAIVDSGTSLITGPSSQIRRLQEYIGASPSHTGEFLVDCRRLSSLPHISFTIGHHEYKLTAEQYIIKESIEDQTFCMSGFQSLDIPTHTGPLWILGDVFMSVFYCIFDRGNDRVGFAKAVHRKDYY from the exons ATGAAGGTGATACTGTTGGCTGTGGTTTACATCCCATTCACCGTGGCTGTGGAACG aGTTCCTCTCATTCGATTCAAATCTATcaaaaaacagctgaaggaaaagggagaattAGAGGAATTCTGGAGGAATCACCACCCCGACGTTTTTGCCCGGAGGTACCTGCATTGCTTCCCTGCAGATATTGCTTTATCGGTAGGAACCACTTCAGAAAGGCTGTACGATTACATGAAT GCGCAATACTACGGAGTTGTGAACGTCGGCACGCCACCACAGAGGTTCACCGTCGTGTTTGACACCGGCTCCTCCAATTTTTGGGTCCCTTCTGCTTATTGCATCAGTGAAGCGTGCA GGGTGCACCAGAAATTTAAGTCCTTTCTGTCGGATTCCTATGAGCACGGAGGGGAAGCTTTCTCCTTGCAGTACGGCACGGGACAGCTTCTGGGCATTGCTGGCAAAGACACGTTGCAG ATAAGTAACATCTCCATCAAGGGACAGGACTTTGGCGAGTCAGTGTTTGAGCCAGGAATAACCTTTGCCCTTGCCCACTTTGATGGTGTGCTGGGCTTGGGCTACCCCTCCTTAGCAGTGGGCAATGCTCTGCCTGTGTTTGACAGCATCATGGACCAGCAGCTGGTAGAGGAGCCGGTCTTCTCTTTCTATCTGAAAAG agGAGATGACAGCGAGAATGGTGGAGAATTGATTCTGGGGGGGATAGACCATTCCCTCTACAAAGGTTCCATCCACTGGGTCCCAGTCACTGAGAAAAGCTACTGGCAAATACACCTGAAcaa CATAAAGATCCAGGGCCGGGTGGCATTTTGCTCGCACGGCTGTGAAGCCATCGTTGACTCAGGCACTTCTCTTATCACCGGACCCTCTTCACAAATCAGGCGATTACAGGAGTATATTGGGGCAAGCCCATCGCATACTGGAGAG TTTCTCGTAGACTGCAGAAGACTGTCCAGCTTGCCTCACATAAGCTTCACAATTGGACACCACGAGTACAAGCTGACAGCAGAGCAATACATCATAAAG GAGTCTATTGAAGACCAAACCTTCTGCATGAGCGGCTTTCAGTCTCTCGACATCCCCACTCACACCGGCCCGCTCTGGATTTTAGGAGATGTCTTTATGTCTGTGTTTTACTGCATTTTTGACCGTGGGAATGACAGAGTGGGCTTTGCAAAAGCTGTTCACAGGAAGGATTACTACTGA